The following are encoded in a window of Conger conger chromosome 19, fConCon1.1, whole genome shotgun sequence genomic DNA:
- the irak3 gene encoding interleukin-1 receptor-associated kinase 3 isoform X1 has translation MASHTDSSMFLFNVPPSRMEKLCKIIDSGDGSLGWRDLAARILPNWSELRQNERLEAAGKSPTSEILWSWAQKNKTVGDLLLVLEDMGHERALDVFRSGGAKPVPKEWPSHCEDSSQEPSDSWSGPEELRYSPCSASQGRPLKHSLTYGDVKEGTSCFHHSSKIGDSTFSEVYKGSKGDRAFAVKVFKQEKNASWKELWDVFRTEMEILHHKPHPNILELWGCFLEGDQYCLVTPYLPNGSLSQWLHEQGAASLSWRDRLNIVKGTARAVSHLHTAPPCGVICGNLTSENILLGEQLEPKLSDFGQARLKPYPLTHGCTVTLDAFPLGTLGYLPEEYIRYGKLSTAVDVYSLGVVMMETLTGQRAAPPKQIPLRERLCREVERSGGLDVCLSLLDPRAGPWPQDTALGLFRVALDCTASRPKTRPSMHRVVEVLSQMLPRPAPPPDDLPRTLEDWGGAGAPSSLPEEHDETQGPAPQPGPCECSQSEATFLSDAIRGAWQQDETGAGQSVPFDLYSSWPVQCSCAPGDGQECEDCVSNGFATGQSHTDAPAHRPGEHVPNQAKERFINKIQRYNQGLINTEELLSMSRD, from the exons ACGGCAGCCTCGGGTGGAGAGATTTGG CTGCGCGTATTTTGCCCAATTGGTCAGAACTACGGCAGAATGAGAGACTAGAGGCTGCGGGCAAGAGCCCGACCAGCGAAATACTCTGGTCCTGGGCCCAGAAGAACAAAACCGTGGGAGACTTACTGCTGGTTCTGGAGGACATGGGCCATGAGAGAGCGCTTGATGTGTTCAGGTCAGGAG GCGCGAAGCCCGTGCCAAAAGAATGGCCGTCGCATTGTGAAGACTCTTCCCAG gAGCCTTCTGACAGTTGGTCAGGACCCGAGGAGCTGCGTTATTCTCCCTGTTCCGCCAGCCAAG GCCGTCCCCTGAAACACAGCCTCACTTACGGTGACGTCAAAGAGGGAACTTCCTGTTTCCACCACAGCTCAAAGATTGGGGACAGCACCTTTTCCGAGGTGTACAAAGGCTCGAAAGGGGACCGGGCCTTCGCCGTTAAAGTGTTCAAGCAG GAAAAGAATGCCTCTTGGAAGGAACTGTGGGACGTGTTCAGGACCGAAATGGAAATTCTGCACCA TAAACCGCATCCAAACATCCTGGAGTTGTGGGGCTGCTTTTTGGAAGGGGACCAGTACTGCCTTGTGACCCCTTACCTTCCCAATGGCTCCCTGTCCCAGTGGCTGCATGAGCAG GGGGCTGCGTCGTTGTCCTGGAGGGACCGGCTGAACATCGTGAAGGGCACCGCCCGGGCCGTCTCCCACCTGCACACAGCCCCGCCCTGTGGCGTCATCTGCGGCAACTTAACCAG TGAGAACATCCTTCTCGGAGAGCAGCTGGAGCCCAAGCTGTCCGATTTTGGGCAGGCCCGCCTGAAACCCTACCCCCTCACTCACGGCTGCACCGTCACCCTGGACGCCTTCCCCCTGGGAACTCTGGGATACCTGCCGGAGGAGTACATCCGGTACGGCAAGCTCTCCACCGCTGTGGACGTGTACAGCCTCGGAGTG GTGATGATGGAGACACTCACCGGACAGAGGGCAGCCCCGCCCAAACAAATCCCACTG agagagaggctgtgcagggaggtggagaggagcggggggctggatgtgtgtctctctctcctggaccCGAGGGCGGGACCCTGGCCTCAGGACACGGCGCTGGGCCTCTTCCGCGTGGCCCTGGACTGCACCGCCAGCCGGCCCAAAACCAGGCCCAGCATGCACCGG GTTGTGGAGGTGCTCAGCCAGATGCTGCCTCGGCCGGCTCCTCCCCCAGATGACCTCCCTCGGACCCTGGAAGACTGGGGCGGCGCCGGGGCCCCCTCCAGCCTGCCCGAGGAGCACGACGAAACCCAGGGACCTGCCCCGCAGCCGGGGCCTTGCGAGTGCAGCCAGTCAGAGGCCACCTTCCTGAGTGACGCGATCAGAGGGGCGTGGCAGCAGGACGAGACGGGGGCGGGGCAGAGCGTGCCCTTTGACCTCTACAGCAGCTGGCCCGTGCAGTGCAGCTGTGCACCCGGGGACGGACAGGAGTGCGAGGACTGTGTTTCCAACGGGTTCGCAACCGGGcagtcacacacag ACGCGCCAGCGCACAGGCCGGGGGAGCACGTGCCCAACCAGGCCAAGGAGCGCTTCATCAACAAGATCCAGCGGTACAACCAGGGCCTGATCAACACAGAGGAGCTGCTGTCCATGAGCAGGGACTGA
- the irak3 gene encoding interleukin-1 receptor-associated kinase 3 isoform X2, protein MEILHHKPHPNILELWGCFLEGDQYCLVTPYLPNGSLSQWLHEQGAASLSWRDRLNIVKGTARAVSHLHTAPPCGVICGNLTSENILLGEQLEPKLSDFGQARLKPYPLTHGCTVTLDAFPLGTLGYLPEEYIRYGKLSTAVDVYSLGVVMMETLTGQRAAPPKQIPLRERLCREVERSGGLDVCLSLLDPRAGPWPQDTALGLFRVALDCTASRPKTRPSMHRVVEVLSQMLPRPAPPPDDLPRTLEDWGGAGAPSSLPEEHDETQGPAPQPGPCECSQSEATFLSDAIRGAWQQDETGAGQSVPFDLYSSWPVQCSCAPGDGQECEDCVSNGFATGQSHTDAPAHRPGEHVPNQAKERFINKIQRYNQGLINTEELLSMSRD, encoded by the exons ATGGAAATTCTGCACCA TAAACCGCATCCAAACATCCTGGAGTTGTGGGGCTGCTTTTTGGAAGGGGACCAGTACTGCCTTGTGACCCCTTACCTTCCCAATGGCTCCCTGTCCCAGTGGCTGCATGAGCAG GGGGCTGCGTCGTTGTCCTGGAGGGACCGGCTGAACATCGTGAAGGGCACCGCCCGGGCCGTCTCCCACCTGCACACAGCCCCGCCCTGTGGCGTCATCTGCGGCAACTTAACCAG TGAGAACATCCTTCTCGGAGAGCAGCTGGAGCCCAAGCTGTCCGATTTTGGGCAGGCCCGCCTGAAACCCTACCCCCTCACTCACGGCTGCACCGTCACCCTGGACGCCTTCCCCCTGGGAACTCTGGGATACCTGCCGGAGGAGTACATCCGGTACGGCAAGCTCTCCACCGCTGTGGACGTGTACAGCCTCGGAGTG GTGATGATGGAGACACTCACCGGACAGAGGGCAGCCCCGCCCAAACAAATCCCACTG agagagaggctgtgcagggaggtggagaggagcggggggctggatgtgtgtctctctctcctggaccCGAGGGCGGGACCCTGGCCTCAGGACACGGCGCTGGGCCTCTTCCGCGTGGCCCTGGACTGCACCGCCAGCCGGCCCAAAACCAGGCCCAGCATGCACCGG GTTGTGGAGGTGCTCAGCCAGATGCTGCCTCGGCCGGCTCCTCCCCCAGATGACCTCCCTCGGACCCTGGAAGACTGGGGCGGCGCCGGGGCCCCCTCCAGCCTGCCCGAGGAGCACGACGAAACCCAGGGACCTGCCCCGCAGCCGGGGCCTTGCGAGTGCAGCCAGTCAGAGGCCACCTTCCTGAGTGACGCGATCAGAGGGGCGTGGCAGCAGGACGAGACGGGGGCGGGGCAGAGCGTGCCCTTTGACCTCTACAGCAGCTGGCCCGTGCAGTGCAGCTGTGCACCCGGGGACGGACAGGAGTGCGAGGACTGTGTTTCCAACGGGTTCGCAACCGGGcagtcacacacag ACGCGCCAGCGCACAGGCCGGGGGAGCACGTGCCCAACCAGGCCAAGGAGCGCTTCATCAACAAGATCCAGCGGTACAACCAGGGCCTGATCAACACAGAGGAGCTGCTGTCCATGAGCAGGGACTGA